One window from the genome of Salvia miltiorrhiza cultivar Shanhuang (shh) chromosome 7, IMPLAD_Smil_shh, whole genome shotgun sequence encodes:
- the LOC130993705 gene encoding metalloendoproteinase 2-MMP-like, with protein sequence MKFPIGTVAVIFLFSLISVDPNPVSAHFFPNISSIPSSIIPNASIWDAFSGLHGCRKGVKSKGLANLKKYFQLFGYLNTSYNDFSDDFDDFLESAVRNYQLNFNLNGTGELDAPTLKHIVLPRCGNPDIVNGTSTMRSGKSHSANSSTIHTVAHYSFFPNRPRWPPGKSELTYAFAPENQLPDAVKGVFARAFERWSEVTPLTFTEAASFNRADLKIGFFSGDHGDGEPFDGVLGTLAHAFSPPVGRLHFDGAESWVTDGDFINGSPMSAVDLESVAVHEIGHLLGLGHSSVEDAIMYPTISSGTRKVELANDDIMGIQELYGSNPNYNGSVTALDPLTPTGERDTSGAPTDGVILLVGFISLLLFLI encoded by the coding sequence atgaaattcccaATTGGCACAGTGGCCGTAATTTTCCTGTTTTCCCTAATTTCTGTGGATCCAAATCCAGTTTCCGCTCATTTCTTCCcaaatatatcatcaattcCATCTTCCATAATCCCAAACGCTTCAATCTGGGACGCTTTCAGCGGCCTGCACGGCTGCCGGAAAGGCGTGAAATCTAAAGGCCTAGCCAACCTCAAGAAGTATTTCCAGCTCTTCGGCTACCTCAACACCTCTTACAATGATTTCTCCGACGACTTCGACGACTTCCTCGAATCCGCCGTCAGGAATTACCAGCTAAACTTCAACCTCAACGGAACCGGCGAGCTCGACGCGCCCACGCTGAAGCACATCGTGCTGCCGCGCTGCGGCAATCCGGACATCGTCAACGGCACCTCCACGATGCGTTCAGGCAAATCGCACAGCGCCAACTCATCCACTATCCACACGGTGGCGCACTACTCCTTCTTCCCCAACCGCCCCCGCTGGCCCCCGGGGAAGAGCGAGCTAACCTACGCCTTTGCGCCGGAGAACCAGCTCCCCGACGCCGTCAAAGGCGTCTTCGCGCGCGCCTTCGAGCGCTGGTCGGAGGTCACGCCGCTCACCTTCACGGAGGCGGCGTCGTTCAACCGCGCCGATCTCAAGATCGGATTCTTCAGCGGCGATCACGGCGACGGCGAGCCGTTCGACGGCGTGTTGGGGACGCTGGCGCACGCGTTCTCGCCGCCGGTGGGAAGGCTGCATTTCGACGGCGCGGAGAGTTGGGTGACCGACGGTGATTTTATCAACGGGTCGCCGATGTCGGCGGTGGATCTGGAGTCGGTTGCGGTTCATGAAATCGGGCATTTACTCGGGTTGGGTCATAGTTCGGTAGAGGATGCGATCATGTACCCGACTATTTCGTCGGGCACCCGGAAAGTGGAGCTTGCAAATGATGATATTATGGGTATCCAAGAGCTATACGGGTCTAACCCGAATTATAATGGGTCGGTTACGGCGTTGGATCCTTTGACTCCGACAGGTGAGAGGGATACCAGCGGGGCTCCCACGGATGGGGTCATACTGCTTGTTGGATTCATATCtctcttattat